The genomic region TCACATGCCAGTAGTAACGGGTAGAATATGGGTATTTCCATGGGTAAAAGGCTATACCCGTGCCCGACCCATGACTTAATGGGTAGGGTATGAGTACTACCCGTGGGTACAAAATCATGCCCATACCCTATCCATGCGGGTACGGTATccgcgggtacccgtacccatggataaaattgccatccttagtcgTGCGCATCAATCAACACAAAGACCGGAGTCCTGACACTGAAATGTATCCATTCTGCATATATTATTAGATAGTTCTTCCTTGCTACCATGTTCCATCCATTTTGTTCGCTTTGCTGCGAAATAGGAAGGTGCAACTCAACTCTTCCCAGAAAACATAATACACGAAGAGGTAGCCCTTGTCAACCTCATGGACAAACAAACCACGCGCATGATGGTCTTGCCTACATCGCCGTGCGGTTGTGGTACTTGTAACGCCTGTCGCAAGCGAGGAAGTAGGCAAAGTTGAATGTGCCCACCGCCGCAAGCGTCCAGTAGACGTTGTCCAGCCTCCCATGGTCTATGTTCTCCGGCAGCCACACGGTGACCCGCGTCACCACATCCATGAACATGGTGCTTGAGAAGAACCCCAGCGCGACGAGCATCGGCGCCATGGCCGTAGCCAGGCTCCGTAGCGTCTTGGGGAACTCCTGGTAGTACAAGGCCATGTTGCCAGGAAAGTGTAGGGCCTCCCCGACCCCAGCGATTCCCATCGGGAACAGGAGCCACATCACGGACATGGGCACGCCAGGCTGTGCAAGCCTCCGGCGCTCCACCAGTGCGGCGGCGACCAGGGCCCCCACGTTCAACACGTGGCCGATGCCCACGCGCTGCAGCGGGGTCGGTGGCGTGCCGCCGGTGATCCTGCGCCAGAGAGGGAAGATAGCGCGGTCCAGGACCAGGGTGGCCAAGATGAACGAGACGCGACAGCTGACGCCGACCGACCCCGCCGGGATGCTGAAGTGTGGTCCGACGGAGCGGTCCATGGCGAGCGCCTGCAGGACGATCATGCCGATCATCACGCCGATCGACATGAACAACAGTATGCCGGAGGACCAAAGCGGGAAGACGCTGACAACGGCCTTGAGGTCCTCCACTTGCTGCACCGTGCACAGCCGCCAGGCGCCAGCTGACGCATCCCCGGAAATGGATGATTTGTCGCTTGTAGTGATCATGGCGGCTCGATTCAGAAATCTGCAAGAACAAGGTCCAGCGGATGCATGATTCACCGATCCGGTGTCCTGTTTGGAAAACAGCTACAGAGGAAATGCCACCTACGTACTAGCTTACCTTAGGCTTTTACTTGGTGCCCCATCGCCGGATGGGTCCACAACAGCGCCGGCGCCCACATTGTACTGCACACTGCCTTGTGCGCCACCGACTTTGATGCTACCCTTGCGCACGGCGGCCACGATGACGCGAGCTAGCTCTGTGTATGGGCTGGCCTTTGTTGCTGGCATCCGGTAGTAACACACGCCTAGAAGAAGCATGATTGTGCCGAATGCCGTCGTGGCGAGGCAAACACCAAAGCCCACCGCCCATGACACACTGTCTTGGATGTAGACGATGGCTGTGTCGCCGAGCATGAAAGATGCGTAGAGGAAGACCAAGTACCAGTTGAAGAAGCTGTCCTTGTCGTGCGTGCTGTTGAACTGGTCCGCCCCCATTGTCGCGATGTTGAAACGTGTCCCGCCAGCGCCAATGGCGAGAAGACAAATGGCAGCGTACAACACAAAGAGTTGCCCGGGGGATCCTTGTTGGCACTCAGCCGACGACAATGTGCAGTGTGGCGGCCTCAGGGATGGCAGCGCCGCGGTGAGTGTGAACAACACAAAAGCCTGTATAATTACATCGTGAAAAACAATATTAACAAAAAAGACGATCATTTGCCATGGACCGTCAGGCTCAAATGCCTGAGAAACAGTTTTTATTGCGGTGCTTCAATTTTTTGTGTTGCATAAAAGGGAAGAGAATGCTGAAAACAACCAAGTGCTCATTCTGTTTACATGGTTTCCTAATCAAGGGAATAGGAAAATTAACAAGATGATATAGGAATCCTCCAAAATATTGCAAATCAAATGATCCCTAGCGACTCAATCTATGGATTGTTGCATTCATTTGTGGTGATAAGGGACTGCTGGTGTTGCAAGCATATAAAAGTCATTGTGCAGTGATGTTTCCTTAATGGTATGGTAAGATGTTGACAGTGGTAAATGATGATTTGTTGACATGTCGCAAACACATGAACAAAATGTTTGCATCATAAAAATAACTAGTGCAAAGAGTGAGTGGGTTCTCACGCGCCTAAGAATTTGCACATCGTTTTTGCACCAACAAAAAAATGATATCATAATCACTATAAAGTTTCATGTCACCAGGGGATTTATATGCTCAAGCCTCTCTCATCTTCAAAATATTTATGTGTAAAGTTCATGGTAATAATTTATTGACATCTGGATATGAAATGATCAGCGTATGCATTTTGAGATAGTTGCACGAAAGAGAGTTTTCTTTGTTTTACGTGAGGAGCATGTGTTGCTATTTGTCATTATCTTCAGATAAACGTGAAGTTGTCATGCATGGACAATTCAAATGGTTATTTTGATAGATAGCGTGACATGTTTTTCTTGACATTATATTACA from Triticum aestivum cultivar Chinese Spring chromosome 4A, IWGSC CS RefSeq v2.1, whole genome shotgun sequence harbors:
- the LOC123083342 gene encoding protein NRT1/ PTR FAMILY 2.3; the encoded protein is MDSSPRPQYLEDQEAQTKAGGKRGGWITLPFIVATMLGLGLAVNGTTSNMLVYLLKEYHVDGVKAAQIANVVRGSLNLVPIAGAVLSDSYLGCFPVILAGAAINVLAFVLFTLTAALPSLRPPHCTLSSAECQQGSPGQLFVLYAAICLLAIGAGGTRFNIATMGADQFNSTHDKDSFFNWYLVFLYASFMLGDTAIVYIQDSVSWAVGFGVCLATTAFGTIMLLLGVCYYRMPATKASPYTELARVIVAAVRKGSIKVGGAQGSVQYNVGAGAVVDPSGDGAPSKSLRFLNRAAMITTSDKSSISGDASAGAWRLCTVQQVEDLKAVVSVFPLWSSGILLFMSIGVMIGMIVLQALAMDRSVGPHFSIPAGSVGVSCRVSFILATLVLDRAIFPLWRRITGGTPPTPLQRVGIGHVLNVGALVAAALVERRRLAQPGVPMSVMWLLFPMGIAGVGEALHFPGNMALYYQEFPKTLRSLATAMAPMLVALGFFSSTMFMDVVTRVTVWLPENIDHGRLDNVYWTLAAVGTFNFAYFLACDRRYKYHNRTAM